From Syntrophobacterales bacterium:
GGGCGGTGGAATCGCCGGTCAGGCGGGTGCAGTCAAACATGGAATCTCCAAGGCGCTGCTTGAATATGAACCGGAATTGAGGGCTGTTCTGAAAAAGGCCGGTTTTCTGACGCGTGATTCCCGAATTAAGGAAAGAAAGAAGTATGGACAACCGGGGGCCCGGAAACGCTTCCAGTTCTCCAAGAGATAAATCCCGCAGGGAGGCTGATCGCCTCCCTTTTTTTTGGGGTGAAAATGGCGAAAAACGGCATGTAATTGGCGGGCCGCAGACGGTGTTGGAAAAGAACAAAGAGAAAAGGGAGGCAGAAAAGGTGATCAGGGTATGTATCTACGGCGGTAGCGGCTACACCGGTCAGGAGCTGGCGAGACTGTTGCTTGACCATCCCGGGGTAAAGGTGGTCTCAATAACCTCCCGGAGGTTTGCCGGGGTTTCTCTTGCCGATGTTTATCCGGCGCTGGCCGGGCAAACGGAGCTTGTTTACACAAACGATTCGCCGGAGGCATTGGCGAAGAACTGCGACGTGGTCTTTCTGGCCCTGCCGCACGGAGCTTCGATGGAGCTTGCCCCCATTTTCCTGAAGGCGGGCAAGAAGGTAATTGACTTAAGCGCGGATTTCCGAATTCGCGATAAGGCTGTCTATGAGGCATGGTATCGCAAGCATTCGGCGGCGGAGCTGATTCCCGAGGCGGTTTACGGGCTTCCCGAGCTTTATCGGGAAGATATCCGCGGCGCCAGGCTTCTTGCCAACCCCGGATGTTATCCGACCAGCGTTATTCTCGGCCTGGCGCCGGCTTTGCGTTCCCATCTGCTTGACCCGTCATCGGTCATCGCCGATTCCAAATCAGGGGTAAGCGGCTCCGGCCGGGAGCCGCAGATCGCCTCCCTGTTTTGCGAGGTTGCGGGGGGATTCAAGGCCTACAAGATTGGCGGGCATCGTCATACCCCGGAGATCGAACAGGAATTGAGCTGTCTTGCCGGTCAGCCGCTGACGATCTCCTTTACGCCGCACCTGCTGCCGTTGAAGCGGGGCATTCTCAGCACCATTTATGCAAAACTCGCAAAGGAGATCAGCGCTGAAGAGGCAACGGCCCTTTATCGGGGATTTTACGAAAAGGAACCGTTTGTCCGGATCTGCCGCACCGGTCAGTTTCCCAATATCTCCTCCGTCGCCGGCTCCAATTTTTGCGATATCGGAGTGACGGTTGACAAAAGGACAAACCGGCTGATCGTGGTTTCGGTAATCGATAACCTGATCAAAGGCGCCTCCGGTCAGGCGATCCAGAACATGAATCTGATGTGCGATCTTCCGGAAGGAAGCGGCCTGCCCAAGTCAGGCCTGTACCCGTGAAAAGCAGGAGGAGAAATGAGTCTGAAAATATATAACACCCAGTCGCGCAAAAAGGAGGAGTTCCAGCCGCTCACGCCTGGCCGGGTGGGGATTTACGTCTGCGGGATCACGGCTTACGATCTGTGCCATGTCGGCCACGCCCGCTCGGCGGTCGTTTTTGATGTGATAACCCGCTATCTGCGCTACCGCGGCTATGAGGCAACCTATGTGAAGAACTTCACCGACGTGGACGACAAGATTATCGACAAGGCAAAACGGGAAGGAAGCGACATCCGTGAGATCGCCGAGCGTTATATCCTTGAGCACGACGAGGATATGCAGAAACTGCGGGTTGCCCCCCCCACCTTCACCCCCCGGGCTACCGAGAACATTGAGGGAATGATCAGCCTTGTTTCCGCCCTGATGGAAAAGGGGTTGGCCTATTCAAGCGACGGCGATGTTTATTATTCCGTAGAGGCGTTTCCGGAATACGGGAAGCTCTCCGGCCGGAATCTCGAAGAAATGACTGCCGGCGCTCGCGTTGATGTGAACGAAAAAAAGAGAAATCCGTTTGATTTTGCCCTCTGGAAGGCAAGCAAGGAGGGAGAGCCATGGTGGGACAGCCCCTGGGGCAAGGGGCGCCCAGGATGGCACCTCGAATGTTCGGTGATGAGCCAGCGCTATCTCGGCGAAACGTTTGACATTCATGGGGGAGGGGAGGATTTGATCTTTCCTCATCACGAAAATGAGATCGCCCAGTCGGAAGGGGCAACCGGCAAGACCTTCGCCCGCTACTGGATGCACAATGGCTTTGTCCGGGTGAACAGTGAAAAGATGTCAAAATCACTGGGTAATTTTTTTACGATCCGGGAAATTATCGAACAGTATCATCCCGAAGTGCTCCGGTTTTTCCTGTTGCAGAGTCATTACCGGAGCCCGGTTGATTTTTCCGATACCGCCCTCAATGAGGCGCGGCAGGGGATGAACCGCTTTTACGCGACGCTGAAGGCGCTTGTGGAGATTGCCCCGGAAAAGGGGTTTGCAGCTGTGTCGGGAGGGGCGCTGGTCGTTGAAGATGAGGAAGGGCTCCGGGAGCTCTTTATCGAGGCGATGGACGATGATTTCAACACGGCGCGGGCCATTGGCCACCTCTTTGATGCCGTGCGGGCGGTTAACGCCTATCTTGCCGATAAGAAGAAGCTCGTTTCGCCGGTCTTTGCCATGCAGATGCGGGATCTCTTTTTGGAATTGGGAAAGGTGCTGGGGATTTTTCTGGAGGATCCGGAAACCTATTTCCGTGAGGACCGGCTGCGGGAGGCAAAAAAACGGGGTCTGGATGTTGCCGCGATTGAAGAGCTGATCGTAAAGCGCCGAGAGGCCCGGTCGGCAAAGGATTGGCCGAAGGCCGACGAGCTGCGCAAAGAACTGGCCGGCATGGGCGTCGTTATTCAGGATAAGGCTGATTCCACGACATGGGCGATAGAATAGCCCGCCCCGGACGCGACTTTAGCGTGTCCCTCCAAGCTTATAAACATTTCGGGAAATCCACGGCATGAGTGCAAATTTTGTGGACAGGATAAGGAACAAGAACCTCCGGCTGATCGCCGCCAAGGTTGCCGACGAGAGCCCGGTAAATGAAACCGAGGCCCTTTACATGCTTGAAACCAGCGATATTCTCGAGCTGGGAGTAATTGCCGATTACTTGCGACGGAAGCTCAACGGCGATGCCGCCTATTATGAAGTCAACATGAATCTCAATTACACCAATGTCTGCGAATTGCGCTGCCCCTTGTGCGCCTTTTCGCGGGGAGATAAAGACCCGGACGCATACACATTCTCGCTCGCTGAGATCGAAGAGAGGGTGCGCGCGGCAAATTCCTTCGGCATCGACGAGGTGCATATTGTGGGCGGGCTGAATCCGGCCCTGAAGATAGAGTATTTCGAGCAGATGCTAAGGCGGATCAAGGCGATTAATCCGGAAATTTTTATCGTGGCCTTTACCGCCGTTGAATACGATTATTTCTCCCGGCTAAACGGCATTTCCGTGGAAGAGGTGTTCACGCGCCTCCGGAGCGCCGGCTTGGGCGCGCTTCCCGGCGGGGGGGCGGAGGTCTTTTCCCCCCGGGTAAGAAAGAGGATCGCGCCGTTGAAGATCCCGGGTACGCGCTGGATAGAGGTGATGCGGATTGCCCATTCGCTTGGTCTGAAGACGAATGCGACGCTGCTTTACAACCATCTGGAAACCCCGGAAGAGATCGTCGCTCACCTGTCCATGCTCCGCGCCCTTCAGGATGAGACCGGTGGCTTCAAGACCTTTGTCCCGCTCCCCTTTCACGAATCCAACACCGCTATCCGCGCCCGGCGCTCTCAAACCACCGGCTTCGGCGATGTCCGCCTGTTTGCCGCCAGCCGCATTTTTCTTGCCAACGTCCCCCATCTGAAGGCGCTGTGGATGTATCTGGGCGACAAGATGGCGCAGATGCTGCTCCATTTCGGGGTCGATGATCTGGGGGGAACCTATCATTATGAAAAGGTTGTTCATGCCGCCGGGGCAAAAACGTCCGATGTCGGCAGTGAGGCGAGTTTGAGAAAACTCATTGAAGCTTCAGGGTTCAGGCCGGTCCGGGCGGCGGCTAACTACCAGGAAAGGAAAAGCTGATGAAGCTCGGCTATATAGATTATTTGAACTGCTACCCGTTTTATTATCAGATGTTTGAAGGGGCGCCGCCTGCCGGTGTAGAGGTGGTCCCGGGTTACCCCAGCGAGCTCAACCGGATGATGGCGGAGGAGAAGCTGGACATGAGCCCGGTCTCCGCCGCGATGTATCCGGAACTGGCCGACAGGGTCTTGCTGTTGCCCGATTTCTGCCTCAGCTCCGTCGGCTATGTCCATTCGGTGATCCTTTCGAGCAACATGCCGATTGAGGATCTGGACAAAAAACGGATCGGTCTGACCAGCGCCTCCAAGACTTCGGTGATTATTCTGAAAATACTCCTTTCCCGGTATTATCGGATAGAGCCCCGGTATGTTCCGACCGCCCCCAATCCCTCGCTTAAAGACGCAGGCGTTGATGCGGCGCTGATTATCGGCAATGAGGCGATGATGGGGGAGATGGCGCCCTATACTTACGATCTGGGGGATTTATGGATGAGGAAAACTAATCATCCCGTGGTGTTTGCCGTTTTTGCCGTCAATAAAAGACTGCTGGAGAAAAATTCCGCTGTCGTGGCCGCAGTTGTGGAATCCTACAGAAAATCACTGGTTCTGCTCGCCGAGAAGCGCGAGACGGTGATCCGGAGGGCCGCGGAAAGATACCCGCTTGTTCACTACGATATTGATGCCTACTACCGGGTGTTGAAATACAATTTTACCCCTTCTTTGCGGGAGGCGTTTTCCTTTTATCTGCAAAGCGCCGCGGAAATGGGATTGCTTAAGAAAACAGCGGGGGAGGCTTTCCTGGGACCGTTGAAAGAATAACAACGGGCGTTGTGCAGGGGTACGGCATGAATGAACTTAATGAAAAGATCTATGCAGGAAAGCGGCTCAGCGCAGAAGAGGCCCTGAACCTTTTTGACTGGGACATACTGGAGCTGGGCAGGGCGGCCGACTTCCGGACGCGGCTGGCTGTGCCCGGCGCTGAGGTCGGATTCATCATCGATCGGATTATAAATTTTACCAATGTCTGCGAAGCCGAATGCAGTTTTTGTGCTTTCCACGCCCGGGCCGGTCAAATAGAGCCTTATGAACTCACCAACGAAGTGATTCTGAGCAAAGTAGCAGAACTGGTTGAAAGCGGAGGCACGCAGGTGATGCTGCAGGGGGGGCTCAATCCCCGCTATGCACTGGATGACTTGACCGCGATGGTGCGGGCGATCAAAGACCGTTTCCCCGGGGTGACGCTCCACTCCTTCTCGCCGGCGGAGCTCGTGTACGCCGCCCGCCGTTCGGGATTTTCCGTTGCTCATGTTATAGAAGTCCTGAAGGAGGCGGGTCTTGATTCCGTTCCCGGCGCCTCCGACATCCTTGTGGAGCGGGTGCGCAAGCTGGTCAGTCCCCGGAAAATTTCTGTCGGGGAGTGGGTGGAGACAATGGAGTCCCTGCATCGGTGCGGCCTGAAATCAAGCGCGACGATGACCTACGGGTTGGGAGAAACCCGGGCGGAGCGGATCGCGCATCTAAGCGTCATCCGGGGTCTGCAGGATCGCACCGGCATGATTCGGGCTTTTATCCCCTGGTCCTTTTCCCCAGCCCAGACGCGGATGGAAAATGTTGCTGCGGCCACCGGAATGGACTACCTGCGGATCGTCGCCATTGCCCGTATTTTTCTCGACAATGTCCGCTATCTCCAGGCCGGCTGGCTGACCGAGGGGATGAAAATGGCGCAGCTCGCCCTGACGATGGGGGCAAACGACATGGGCGGGGTGCTTACCGAAGAGGTGGTGGTAGGGGCGACGGGGCTGAAAAACAAAACCAGCATGGACGAGATGATCGACATCATCAGGGATGCCGGACGGATTCCCATCCAGCGGGATTCGGATTACCGGCAGATCAGGTCATTTGCATGAGCGAAACAATAGAACTTGACATCGGTTTTTCACCCTGCCCGAACGATACGTTTATCTTCGATGCGCTTGTCAATAAGAGAATAGACGCAACTCCCTATCTCTTTCATCCCCGGATTGCGGACGTGGAGGAGCTCAATGAGAAGGCCTTTTCCGGCGGTTGGCAGGTTACAAAGCTGTCGTTTTATGCGTATCTGCTCCTGGGCGGGCGCTATCTGCTGCTGGATGCGGGGGCGGCCCTCGGCTATGGCTGCGGGCCGCTTTTGGTCGCCGGGACTTCTTTCAAGTCACTCGCAGGCGCCCGGATCGCCGTCCCCGGACGTTACACGACTGCTTATCTGCTCTTGCAGCTCTGGATGGGGGGCGCAAAGCAGGCGAAGGTCGAGTTTGCGAGATTTGACGAGATACTCCCCGGCATTGCCGCTGGCCGGTTTGACGCGGGACTGATCATTCATGAGGGGCGATTCGTCTATCAAAGGTACAACTGCTCCTCCCTGGTTGACCTGGGTAAGTGGTGGGAGCAGGAAACGGGGCTGCCGATTCCGCTGGGCTGCATAGCCATCCGCCGCGACATGGCTTCTAATCAGGAGGCCGTTTCCGCCCTCATTCGCGATTCGGTTCTTTATGCGCGGAAACACCCCGCCGCGGGACGGGATTTTATCAAGGAACACGCCCGGGAGCTGGACGATAAGGTAACGGCAGAGCACATCGCACTGTACGTCAATGATTTTACGCTGTCTCTCGGTTCCGCGGGCAAGGACGCCATATCCGTCCTGAAAGAGAGGGCAGAGCGTTGGAAACTCCTTTAACAGGGCTGGTAATGGCGACAATGACGGAGGCGGCGCCCCTGATCAGAGGGCTGGCGCTTGCCGAAATAGCCAGTTCGCCGTTTCGGATCTTCAAGGATTCAAGAATGGCGTTGGTCATATCCGGAATAGGCAAGGTCAATGCCGCGATGGCAGGCGCCTGGCTTATTCAGGGCTTTCGGCCTTATCTGATCTGCAATATCGGCGCCGCCGGGGCTCTTGACGAGAAAAGCGAATTGGGCGCGCTCTACCATATAAGTAAAATAATCGAGCCGGATCGGCCTGATCTCCGGACGGGGGTTTTTATGGAGCACGTTCCTGATGTTCTGGAAGGCTTTGCCATGGCATCGCTTGCCACTCAGGATCGGCCGCTACGGACGGCGGAAGAGAGAAAAGGGGTCGCTGGGCTTGCCGATCTCGTCGATATGGAGGGGGCCGCCCTTGTCCAGACCGCCCGCCGTTTTGGTCTGGGCTGCTTTATCTTCAAATTTGTTTCCGATACCCCGGAGCATGACCAAAGAAGCGCCATCATAAAAAACATCGAGCGACTCCGCGATGTCCAGTTGCGTTTTTTCGAGTATCTGGTCTTGCCTGCTCTGCCCAAGGCAGATAGCCCGGAGCGGCGGGAATGGGTCACAGTGGCTGCCAATAACAGCAGCAAGGTTTAGTCAGCGATGAAAATATTCTCCCAAGCCGTGGTTTATTCACGGATGATAAAATTTTCCCATACGATCTTCGCCCTGCCGTTTGCCCTTTCCGCGGTTGTCCTGGTGCAGGCGACAAGTCCGCTCGCTCTTAAAACCGTATTTTGGATTGTAATTGCGATGGCGGCCGCCCGGTCGGCCGCGATGGGGTTCAACCGCATCGCCGATGCCGAACTGGATGCAACGAATCCGCGCACCGCCATCCGGGAGATTCCCCGGGGCGCTATTTCCAAACGGGAGGCCGCCTTCTTTACCTTTTTTTCCAGCCTGGTTTTCATCATTGCTTCCGGGGCGCTATCCATTTTATGTTTCTGGCTTTCCTTCCCTGTGCTGGCGTTTGTTTTTGCCTATTCCTATACGAAAAGATTTACCTGGATTGCCCATCTGTTTCTGGGAGTTGCCATCGGAATTGCCCCGATGGCCGTCTGGGTGGCGGCGACCGGGAAAATGCCCGGGGCGATCTCGGTGCTGAGTCTGGCGCTTATGACCTACATCGCCGGTTTCGATATTCTTTACGCCTGCCAGGATGTTGAGTTTGATCACAAGCAGGGCCTTTATTCCATCCCGGTTTATTTCGGCGTCAGAAAGGCGATGATCATCTCGGGGCTGCTGCATGCGGCAAGCGTACTGTCGCTCGCGGGTCTCTACTGGCTGTTTCCGTTGAACCATATCTACCTTGTATTCGTTGCCGTTATCGGGATTCTTTTTATTGTAGAGCATCGGCTTGTCAATCCCGGCGACCTTTCCAAAATTGACATCGCCTTTTTCAATGTCAACAGCGTTATTTCGCTGCTCGTGCTGGCGGCGATTTTTCTGGGGACTGTATTATGAAGCAATAAGAATGCTCAATTTACCGGAGGGACGCGCTCCCTCATCAGGGTTTCATTGGGAAGTGGGTAAACGCGATGGGTTATAAAAATCTGGGCGAGTTCATCGCCCGACTTGAGCAAGAAGGGGAATTGCTGCGGATCAGGGATACGGTTTCTCCCCTTTTGGAGATAACGGAGATAACCGACCGGATGTCCAAATCCGCAGATGGCGGGAAGGCGCTTTTCTTTGAAAAGGTTGCAGGTTCAGCGTTTCCGGTTGTCACGAACGCCTTCGGCAGTTACCGAAGGATTGCCCTGGCCTTCGAATCAACCCCGCAGGAGCTTGCCGCAAGGCTGGCCGGGATCATCAAACAGGCGCCGCCGCAGTCAATCCTCGCAAAGATCGGGATGATCCCGAAAGCGCTGTCCTGGGCTAAATTCATCCCGAGGACAAAAAAGCTGAAGGCGCCGCCCTGTCAGGAGGTTGTCCTTACGGGGGATGAGATCGATCTGACGAAGCTGCCGATTCTTCAATGCTGGCCAAAGGATGGGGGGAGGTTCATTACGCTCCCGGTTGTCTTTACGAAGGGGCTGGGAGATGGCAGGCGGAATGTCGGGATGTACCGGATGCAGATGTATGATGGGAAAACAACCGGGATGCACTGGCATATCCACAAGGACGGATCGCACCAGTTTATTGAATACCAAAAGGCCGGCCGCCGGATGGAGGTTGCCGTCGCCATCGGCACGGATCCCGCTGTTACCTATGCGGCAACGGCGCCCCTGCCGCGAGGGGTGGATGAAATGATGATGGCCGGCTTCATCCGGCAAAGCCCGGTTGTCCTGGTCAAAGCGGTTACCGTAGATATCGACGTGCCGGCGGAGGCGGAGTTTATCCTCGAGGGCTATGTCGATCCTGCAGAAACAAGGCTCGAAGGGCCGTTCGGCGATCATACGGGCTACTACTCCGCTGCCGATCTCTACCCGGTATTTCATCTGACGGCGATCACCCGCCGGAAAAATCCCGTTTACAGCGCGACGGTGGTGGGACGTCCGCCCATGGAAGATTGCTACCTTGCCTATACGACGGAGCGCCTTTTTCTGCCGCTGCTCCAGACGGTCATGCCGGAAATAAAGGATTATCTGCTTCCCTGGGAGGGAGTTTTTCATAGCATTGCCGTTGTCGCCATCGAAAAGGAGTATCCGGGGCACGCCGCCAAGATCGCCTACGGCCTGTGGGGGAGCGGCCAGATGAGCTTTGCCAAGGCTCTAATCATCATTGACGATCAATCGCTTTTGGCAGACGGTCGGCGACTCTTTGAGCATATCCTCAATATAATAGATTTCTCTTCCGATGTTACCATTGCCAGCGGCATTCTCGATGTCCTCGACCACTCCGCGGTTAATCCTCTGCTGGGGGCGAAAATCGCGATCGATGCGACCGCCCGCATTGCCGGTGAAGGGGAGCGATTAAGGGAATGCCTTGATTCTTCATCAATTTCCCCTGAAGGCGACGCGGAGCTGCTGCGGCGGCTGCAAGAAAAAGAGGGCGGCTTTACCGGATTGAGGATATTCTTTCCCGGGTGTAAAAGACGGCTCATCGCGGCAACCATCGATAAGGAAAAAGGGCAATCCTCCCGCCCCTATCTCGCTCTGCTGGCCCGGGAGCTCCGGGGTGGGGAAATATTTGTCCTCTACGATGCCGCGATAGACCTCGCGGACGATTCGCTGCTGCTCTGGAAGGCGTTCAATAATGTCGATCCTGCGCGGGATATTGCGATTGCCGAAACGAATATCACTATCGACGCAACCCGAAAAGGTCCCGCCGACGGCCATAAACGGCCATGGCCGGATGATATCGCAATGACGCCGGAAATAAAAAGAAGGGTAGAGAAAATACTGCAAAAGACCACGACAGGGTTCTAATCGCCATGAATAAGAAATCTCTGACCGAAGCAGATATCCGCACCAAGTTCATCACGCCGGCGCTCGCAGGTGCGGACGGCAACAAGTGGAACGTGATGACCCAACTGCGCGAGGAGATCTATTTCACCAAAGGCCGTGTCATCGTGCGCGGCAAAACGGTTAAACGCGGCGAGGCCAAAAAGGCCGATTACATTCTGTTCTATAAACCCAACATTCCCATCGCCGTCATCGAGGCAAAGGACAATAACCACACCGTGGGTGCCGGCATGCAGCAGGCCCTGGAATATGCAGCGATTTTGGACGTTCCCTTTGCCTACAGTTCCAATGGCGATGCTTTTCTGGAGCACGACCGCACCTCCACCTGCGGCATTGTGGAAACGGAAATCCCCCTCGACCGGTTCCCCACCCCCGCTGAGCTCTGGGCGCGCTACAGCGCTGCCAAGGGTTACACGGCTACACAGGAGACAGTAACAACCCAGGACTACTACTACGACGGTTCCGGCAAGTCGCCGCGCTACTACCAACTCGTCGCCATCAACCGCACCGTGGATGCCATCGCCCGCGGCGAGAACCGCATCCTGCTGGTAATGGCCACCGGTACGGGCAAGACCTACACCGCTTTCCAGATCATCTGGCGGCTCTGGAAGTCCGGCGCCAGAAAGCGCATTCTCTTTCTCGTGGATCGCAATATCCTGGCCGATCAGACCAAGATCAACGATTTCAAACCCTTCGGCACGGCCATGACGAAGATCACCAACCGCACCGCCGATAAGGCCTTCGAGATCTACCTTTCGCTCTACCAAGCCGTTACGGGCACCGAGGAAGAGCAGAATATTTACAAGCAGTTCTCGCCGGACTTTTTCGACCTGATCGTCATCGACGAATGCCACCGCGGTAGCGCCGCCGCCGATGCCAACTGGCGCCAGATACTCGAATACTTCTCTTCCGCCACCCAGATCGGTATGACCGCTACCCCCAAGGAAACCAAAGACGTTTCCAACATCGAGTACTTCGGCGACCCGATCTACACCTACTCGCTCCGGCAGGGCATCGCCGACGGCTTCCTGGCGCCGTACAAAGTCGTGCGCATCGGCATCGACAAAGACCTGGAAGGATGGCGGCCCGAGAAGGGCAAGACCGACAAGTACGGCCAGGAGATAGAGGACCGGGAATACAACGATCTCGACTTTGACCGTAACCTCATCCTCGAGAAGCGGACCGAACTCGTCGCCGCCCGGATCACCGAATTCCTCAAGGCCACCGACCGATTCGCAAAAACCATCGTCTTTTGCGACAACATCGATCACGCCGAGCGCATGCGCCAGGCCCTGGTCAACGCCAACCCCGACCTCGCCGCGGCCAACA
This genomic window contains:
- the argC gene encoding N-acetyl-gamma-glutamyl-phosphate reductase, translated to MIRVCIYGGSGYTGQELARLLLDHPGVKVVSITSRRFAGVSLADVYPALAGQTELVYTNDSPEALAKNCDVVFLALPHGASMELAPIFLKAGKKVIDLSADFRIRDKAVYEAWYRKHSAAELIPEAVYGLPELYREDIRGARLLANPGCYPTSVILGLAPALRSHLLDPSSVIADSKSGVSGSGREPQIASLFCEVAGGFKAYKIGGHRHTPEIEQELSCLAGQPLTISFTPHLLPLKRGILSTIYAKLAKEISAEEATALYRGFYEKEPFVRICRTGQFPNISSVAGSNFCDIGVTVDKRTNRLIVVSVIDNLIKGASGQAIQNMNLMCDLPEGSGLPKSGLYP
- the cysS gene encoding cysteine--tRNA ligase, with the translated sequence MSLKIYNTQSRKKEEFQPLTPGRVGIYVCGITAYDLCHVGHARSAVVFDVITRYLRYRGYEATYVKNFTDVDDKIIDKAKREGSDIREIAERYILEHDEDMQKLRVAPPTFTPRATENIEGMISLVSALMEKGLAYSSDGDVYYSVEAFPEYGKLSGRNLEEMTAGARVDVNEKKRNPFDFALWKASKEGEPWWDSPWGKGRPGWHLECSVMSQRYLGETFDIHGGGEDLIFPHHENEIAQSEGATGKTFARYWMHNGFVRVNSEKMSKSLGNFFTIREIIEQYHPEVLRFFLLQSHYRSPVDFSDTALNEARQGMNRFYATLKALVEIAPEKGFAAVSGGALVVEDEEGLRELFIEAMDDDFNTARAIGHLFDAVRAVNAYLADKKKLVSPVFAMQMRDLFLELGKVLGIFLEDPETYFREDRLREAKKRGLDVAAIEELIVKRREARSAKDWPKADELRKELAGMGVVIQDKADSTTWAIE
- a CDS encoding CofH family radical SAM protein, with product MSANFVDRIRNKNLRLIAAKVADESPVNETEALYMLETSDILELGVIADYLRRKLNGDAAYYEVNMNLNYTNVCELRCPLCAFSRGDKDPDAYTFSLAEIEERVRAANSFGIDEVHIVGGLNPALKIEYFEQMLRRIKAINPEIFIVAFTAVEYDYFSRLNGISVEEVFTRLRSAGLGALPGGGAEVFSPRVRKRIAPLKIPGTRWIEVMRIAHSLGLKTNATLLYNHLETPEEIVAHLSMLRALQDETGGFKTFVPLPFHESNTAIRARRSQTTGFGDVRLFAASRIFLANVPHLKALWMYLGDKMAQMLLHFGVDDLGGTYHYEKVVHAAGAKTSDVGSEASLRKLIEASGFRPVRAAANYQERKS
- a CDS encoding menaquinone biosynthesis protein gives rise to the protein MKLGYIDYLNCYPFYYQMFEGAPPAGVEVVPGYPSELNRMMAEEKLDMSPVSAAMYPELADRVLLLPDFCLSSVGYVHSVILSSNMPIEDLDKKRIGLTSASKTSVIILKILLSRYYRIEPRYVPTAPNPSLKDAGVDAALIIGNEAMMGEMAPYTYDLGDLWMRKTNHPVVFAVFAVNKRLLEKNSAVVAAVVESYRKSLVLLAEKRETVIRRAAERYPLVHYDIDAYYRVLKYNFTPSLREAFSFYLQSAAEMGLLKKTAGEAFLGPLKE
- a CDS encoding CofH family radical SAM protein, with product MNELNEKIYAGKRLSAEEALNLFDWDILELGRAADFRTRLAVPGAEVGFIIDRIINFTNVCEAECSFCAFHARAGQIEPYELTNEVILSKVAELVESGGTQVMLQGGLNPRYALDDLTAMVRAIKDRFPGVTLHSFSPAELVYAARRSGFSVAHVIEVLKEAGLDSVPGASDILVERVRKLVSPRKISVGEWVETMESLHRCGLKSSATMTYGLGETRAERIAHLSVIRGLQDRTGMIRAFIPWSFSPAQTRMENVAAATGMDYLRIVAIARIFLDNVRYLQAGWLTEGMKMAQLALTMGANDMGGVLTEEVVVGATGLKNKTSMDEMIDIIRDAGRIPIQRDSDYRQIRSFA
- a CDS encoding 1,4-dihydroxy-6-naphthoate synthase, with the protein product MSETIELDIGFSPCPNDTFIFDALVNKRIDATPYLFHPRIADVEELNEKAFSGGWQVTKLSFYAYLLLGGRYLLLDAGAALGYGCGPLLVAGTSFKSLAGARIAVPGRYTTAYLLLQLWMGGAKQAKVEFARFDEILPGIAAGRFDAGLIIHEGRFVYQRYNCSSLVDLGKWWEQETGLPIPLGCIAIRRDMASNQEAVSALIRDSVLYARKHPAAGRDFIKEHARELDDKVTAEHIALYVNDFTLSLGSAGKDAISVLKERAERWKLL
- the ubiA gene encoding putative 4-hydroxybenzoate polyprenyltransferase, which translates into the protein MKIFSQAVVYSRMIKFSHTIFALPFALSAVVLVQATSPLALKTVFWIVIAMAAARSAAMGFNRIADAELDATNPRTAIREIPRGAISKREAAFFTFFSSLVFIIASGALSILCFWLSFPVLAFVFAYSYTKRFTWIAHLFLGVAIGIAPMAVWVAATGKMPGAISVLSLALMTYIAGFDILYACQDVEFDHKQGLYSIPVYFGVRKAMIISGLLHAASVLSLAGLYWLFPLNHIYLVFVAVIGILFIVEHRLVNPGDLSKIDIAFFNVNSVISLLVLAAIFLGTVL
- a CDS encoding menaquinone biosynthesis decarboxylase, whose amino-acid sequence is MGYKNLGEFIARLEQEGELLRIRDTVSPLLEITEITDRMSKSADGGKALFFEKVAGSAFPVVTNAFGSYRRIALAFESTPQELAARLAGIIKQAPPQSILAKIGMIPKALSWAKFIPRTKKLKAPPCQEVVLTGDEIDLTKLPILQCWPKDGGRFITLPVVFTKGLGDGRRNVGMYRMQMYDGKTTGMHWHIHKDGSHQFIEYQKAGRRMEVAVAIGTDPAVTYAATAPLPRGVDEMMMAGFIRQSPVVLVKAVTVDIDVPAEAEFILEGYVDPAETRLEGPFGDHTGYYSAADLYPVFHLTAITRRKNPVYSATVVGRPPMEDCYLAYTTERLFLPLLQTVMPEIKDYLLPWEGVFHSIAVVAIEKEYPGHAAKIAYGLWGSGQMSFAKALIIIDDQSLLADGRRLFEHILNIIDFSSDVTIASGILDVLDHSAVNPLLGAKIAIDATARIAGEGERLRECLDSSSISPEGDAELLRRLQEKEGGFTGLRIFFPGCKRRLIAATIDKEKGQSSRPYLALLARELRGGEIFVLYDAAIDLADDSLLLWKAFNNVDPARDIAIAETNITIDATRKGPADGHKRPWPDDIAMTPEIKRRVEKILQKTTTGF
- a CDS encoding DEAD/DEAH box helicase family protein, whose amino-acid sequence is MNKKSLTEADIRTKFITPALAGADGNKWNVMTQLREEIYFTKGRVIVRGKTVKRGEAKKADYILFYKPNIPIAVIEAKDNNHTVGAGMQQALEYAAILDVPFAYSSNGDAFLEHDRTSTCGIVETEIPLDRFPTPAELWARYSAAKGYTATQETVTTQDYYYDGSGKSPRYYQLVAINRTVDAIARGENRILLVMATGTGKTYTAFQIIWRLWKSGARKRILFLVDRNILADQTKINDFKPFGTAMTKITNRTADKAFEIYLSLYQAVTGTEEEQNIYKQFSPDFFDLIVIDECHRGSAAADANWRQILEYFSSATQIGMTATPKETKDVSNIEYFGDPIYTYSLRQGIADGFLAPYKVVRIGIDKDLEGWRPEKGKTDKYGQEIEDREYNDLDFDRNLILEKRTELVAARITEFLKATDRFAKTIVFCDNIDHAERMRQALVNANPDLAAANNKYIMRITGDNDEGKAQLDNFIDPESTFPVIATTSQLMSTGVDAQTCHLIVLDKRINSMTEFKQIIGRGTRINEDYNKFFFTIMDFKRATALFADPDFDGDPVQIYEPDAKDSVVPPDDQPETGAEYPSGGILIDPPETGEPRKKYYVDDVEVTIATERVQYLDADGKLITESLRDYTRKTIRKAYTSLSDFLTAWNSAERKQAVIDELAGQGVFLDELAEQVGRDYDAFDLVCHVAFDQPPLTRRERAERVQKRHVFARYGEQARAVLQELLQKYADSGIRSVESLDILKVDPLTTFGTPVEIINLFGGKENYLAAIQELETELYLKAA